The Cyanobacterium sp. HL-69 genome segment ATACTTTCAGCCTTAGCGTTGTTTTTCTCTCACTTGCTACTCAAACCCCTCTTATGTCAATATTTACAGTCAGAGGAGTTACGTCAGGAGATTAATGCTGGTTTAAATGTGGTGGAAAACTGGAATAGTACTAATGGTTTTATTTTCTATGGTAAGAGTGGGGAAATCTCTACTAATCAACCAACTGAACAGTTATTGGCCGTTTTATCTCTGCATTTATTGCAAGTATGCTTGATTTATGTCAATACTTTAATGATACAGGAAGTTTTAAGTAGTTCGAGTTGGAATAATCAATTAACCAAAAATGACCAACGTGCTTTAACGCCTCTGATTTATAGTCATATCAATCCTTACGGTACATTTCATTTGGATATGAATGAGCGACTTGTGCTTAAGATGGAGGAAGAGGTGAGATGATCATGAAACGTACCAGTGCTAAAGTTAAAGCTAGGGCTATCGCTAAGTTATTAAGGGATGAACATCCTGATTACAATTATCTTAAAAGTGTTTTTCGGCATCTGCGTACTGAGTTAAATATTGAGGTAACTCATTCTGAAAAGAAATTACCAAAAGTTCCCACCGAAGAAGAGTTGCATAAATATTATCAAGCTGTTTGGAAAACTAGTAATGTGCAGGATATGGTGATTATTAAGACTTTTCTCTATAGAACCCATTTGGTATCTCAGGAAGCAGTGAGTCTTTTTAAAAGTAATCGAATAAAACATAAGTTAACTTTTTGGGTGGAGTTGAATAAGGTTCTTTCAAAGTTTTTGACCAAATTTTTACATCTTTCCATCCAAGCATTAGATCTTTCAATGATCCATCTTGCTTTGACTACCACAAATCCTTTTTTTCCTTCTGATTTTTTTTGTTCAGAAGAGATTTTGCCTGATTTTTCCATACGAATTTTCTTTCCAATTTGTGGATAAACTTTTTCTAATTCCCTCATGATAAAATCAGGATGATAACCCGAATCCACGAGGATCGTAATTTTATGAACATTCATGGGTTTGGCACGAAAATAATCTATGTTCTCACTCAACATCATGATTAATCCTCGATCATCGGAAACACTTGCCTTTGTGCAACAAGTGAAAAAAGGAAATCCCAGACTATCCACTGCTAAATGTCTTTTAATACCATTGGTGAGTTTATACCTACAAAATCCTTTACTCTCTACTCCTGCACTACAAGTATTTTGTACTGCTTGAGAATCAATGATTATTAATCGAGTCCAAGTGGATTTTTTTTTACTTTTTCCCTTAGTTGCTTATGAAGCTCACACATCACCATTTCAAAGATACCCTCTTTTTTCCAGTTTTTATAATGCCAGTAAACTGTAGAATAAGGCGGTAAATCCTTGGGTAAATCAGACCAATTACAGCCATTTTTGAGTTGATAAAAAATACCATCCCAAATTTGTCTTTTAGACCACTTTGGTGGACAAGTTCGTTTCTTTTTTGGTAACAGAGGTTTGATTACTTCCCATTCTTCATCACTTAGACTGCTAGAATATGCCATCCTTCTATTTCTCTATGTTTTCATCTCAATATTCTACTAGATACCAAATGGGTTCTATACGGGTGTCAGAGTTTCGGAGTTAGTTAATATTCGATTGGAAGATGTGGATTTTGATCGTTGTCAGATTCGGATTAATTCAGGGAAAGGGGGAAAGGATAGAATAGTTCCGTTTCCTATTTCTTTTAAGGAAGTTTTGGCTATGCACGTTGATAAGATGAAGGGTAAAAGGGCTAATTATTTATTCGAGTCTAATCGACATCAAAAATATAGCGATCGTGGAATCAGAAAGATTTTGACGAAGTATGCGGACAAAGCAGAATTGGATCATTCCATTTCACCTCATCAATTACGACATTTTCTGTTGACTTGGCTGAAAAGACAAGGAATTGATGATGCTTTAATTCAACCCTATTCTGGTCATTCTTCTCGACAGTCGTTAGAAGTTTATTCTCGCTTAAGTTTAAATGAAGCTCAGTCTGCTTATAACAATGTTATGTCTAAGTTCCCTCTCTGACTTATCTACAGCTACTTTGCCGATTCTGCAGCTTCCCTAGCTTTACCCCTATTACGGCGCATGGGGGTAGGCGGAAACATAGGGTTGGTGCAACGAAGTGCAACTTGATAGAATTTGGTTAAAGTTGGTCACTTTTTAGCCTCGATTAATAAGTTATTTAAATCAAACTTGTCCAAGAAAAGTCATTTATGGAGAAGTTATTTAAAGTATGTATTGTAAAGAGTTAATTAACTGTTCATAAGTATAGCCTTACTAAACATCATTTATGGGCAAGTTTAGATTCTGTCATCCTCATCATTTAACTTTGCAATAGTTGACTCCATATTATTTGATATTTGTCAAATTAACTATTAAAGCTATATTTGTAAAACTTATGGTTTTAGATAATACCATGTGTAGTATCATTTTTTAACTAAAACCTTGAAAGAGTCATATAGCAATGGTTGTTTTGTAAGTTGCACTTCGTTGCGCGAACCCTATGTTTCCGCCTTCTTCTTTATTTCGTATTTGCCTTTGGTCAATTTATGTTTTAGCACTTTCTTATAGTTACAAATGAAATACATAATATTTGACCTTTATTGGCGTAAAGCTAGGGAACGTGTAACCTTGTGCCAACTCAATAACTGAAGTTCTGAATTTAAAATTGATTTGGCACTTATCATCAAATTTTGCCTAAAAACTAAAAATAATGCCATAAATTCTTAACAAACTGACAAAAAAGTACCGACACTACCCAAAATCAGAACTTTTTATGTTCTATAGAGAATATATTTAGTTACTTTCAGTAACGGGTGAAACCTTTACAATGATTGTATTTCAGCGAGTTGGCACTAAATTACAGCTTCCCTAGCTTTACCCCGAAACATAGGGTTCGTGTGATGAGGAGCAGCGTTCAAACAATAAGTTTTTAGCCTCGATTCATAAGTTATTCAAATTAAACTCGTGACTTTGTAAACACCTGAGCCTGTTCTAAAACTAACTCAGTGGCGAGTTTAGCCATATCAGGGGGATAACCATATTGTCTCAATAATCTTTTGACCATTACTTTCATTCTCGCTCTCACACTTTCCTTCAAATTCCAATCAATAGAAGCATTTTTCTTGATTTTCTCAGTGAGTGCGATCGCCAAGAGTTTAAGTTCATTAACCCCCATAACATCCACAGCACTCTGATTTTGAGCAAGGGCATCATAAAAAGCTAACTCATAGGGTTCTAACCCCAATTCCTCCCCCCTCCTATCGGCTTGGGTAACATCTTGGGAAATATTCAGTAATTCATCAATAACATCCTTCACCGTAATTACATGGCTGTGATAACGGCGTAATGAATCCTCCAGCATCTGCGTTAATTTGCGACTCTGCACCACATTAACCTTACGACGAGTGCGAATCTCATCCTTAAGTAACTTCTCCAACAATTCTACCGCTAGGTTTTTATGTTCCATGCCCCGTACCTCTGCGATAAACTCATCAGAGATGATAGAAATATCAGGATTTTTAATCCCCGCTTGGTCTAAGATATTAACCACCGTGTCAGATACCAAAGCCTGATCTACCACCTGACGAATAGCAGTCTCAATGTCACGGTTACTTAAACTATCCTCTTGGGGTTCTAACTTATAGACACTGGCTTGGATAGCTTGGAAAAAAGAAATTAACTCCCCCTTAGCTAACGCCTCTGGGTGGGGTACAGCGAGGGAGTAGGCTTTAGATAAGGCGATTACCTCCCTTATAAACCTTTCCTTAATATCAGGGTTACAAACGTAATCCGTGGCTTTGATGAGAATATTTAACTTCTCCCCCGTTTCAGCTTTAAAGTAATGCTCATAATCAAAACCATAGAGTATTTGTTCTACCACTTCTACCTTTGATAGTAGTAACCCTAAAGCCACCTCCTGATCTAAAGTAGGCTGTCCTTTTCCGCCACTTTCAGCATAGAAACTAAGGGCTTTTTTAAGCTCACTAGCCAAGCCCAAATAATCTACCACTAAGCCCCCCTGCTTCTCAAAATAAACACGGTTAATACGGGCGATCGCCTGCATGAGATTATGAGCCTTTAGGGGTTTATCAATATACATAGTATGAAGACAAGGAGCATCAAACCCCGTGAGCCACATATCACAGACAATGACCATTTCCAACTCATCCTCCCCATCCTTGAGCCGTTGGGCGAGAATTTGACGGTCTTTTTTATTGGTATGGTGTTTAACTAACCTTTCCTCATCGGAAGCATTAGCCGTCATTACCACCTTAATTTTACCCTTGGTAAGTTCTTGATTATGCCAATCAGGGAGGAGTTTAATAATTTCCCCATAGAGATTAACCGCAATAGAACGACTCATGGTAACTATCATTGCCTTACCACGGTTAACCTTCTGCCGTTCTTGAAAATGATTAACAATATCCTCAGCAATAACCTGTAACCTTGTGGTAGCTCCCACTAGGGCTTCTAACTGAGTACCTTTAGCCTTAGCTTTTTGGGTACTGCTCAAATCCTCAAACTGTAAATCTTCCTCCAACTCCTCAAGAAGCTGTTTTCCCCAATCATTTAACCCTAAACTAACCAAGCGACTCTCATAATAAATAGGCACTGTTGCCCCATCCCTAACCGCTTGGGCAATATCATATATATCAATGTAGTTACCAAATACTTCTTTAGTGTTTTTATCGGTTTGTTCAATGGGTGTGCCTGTAAAACCGACAAAGGTGGCATGGGGTAAAGCATCCCGAATATAACGGGCAAAGCCATATTTGGTTTGTTTGCCTACCACCTTACCTGTTTCATCTTTTATATCCACTTGTTTAGCCTTGAAACCATATTGGCTACGGTGAGCTTCATCGGCAAGGACAATTACATTGGAGCGGTCTGATAATTGGGGATAGAGGGTTTCACCATCGGTGGGGGCAAATTTCTGGATGGTAGAAAAGACAATGCCCCCCGATGCTACCTGTAATAATTCCTGCACTTTGGTTCTATCTTCGGCTTGTTGGGGTGCTTGGCGTAGTAGCTGACGACAACTGGCGAAGGTATCAAATAACTGGTCGTCTAAGTCGTTACGGTCGGTGAGGACGAGTACGGTAGGATTATTAAGGGTTTTACTTAATACTAATTTACCTGCTAAAAATACCATTGAGAGGGATTTACCGCTCCCTTGGGTATGCCAAATGACACCCCCCCTTCTATCTCCACTATTGTTTAAGCTGATGCTTTCTTTTTGGGTTTGTGGGGGAGTTTCCCCTTGGGCTTCTGGTTGATTGTTTCCTTCACTTATTCTTTGGGTTTGTGAGAGATTTTCTCCCAGAGTTTTAGCCTGATTTTCTGGTTTATTTTGTCCTTGGCTTTCTTGTAGGGTGTTGGTTGGACTTTCTCCGTGGCTGTTGCTTTGAGTGTCTTCTGGGGTTTTTCCTTTAATTCCTCCTTGGGTTTGTTGGGAAGTGCATGAACCCATACCAGAAGCACGAATGATACTTTCTAGGGCTTTGTTAACGGCATAATATTGATGATAGGCGGCGATTTTCTTAGTCTTCTTGATGGTAACTATATTGGTTTTGGAGTCTTGGGTTTGGGTAGCTTCAAATACGGTAAAGTGGCGGATTATATCGAGGAGGGTATTTTTGTTCAGCATTCCCTCGGTTAAGACTTGCAATTGGTTGATGTGGTCTTCTTTTGTTTTACCATCCTTAGTTTTCCATTCCATGAAGCGGTTATAATCGGCAGACAATGAACCTGCTTTGGCGGTGATACCATCGGATATTACTAACAGGGCATTGTAGGTAAATAGGCAGGGTATTTCCCTTTTATAGGTTTGCAGTTGGTTAAAGGCTTTGTAGGTATCGGCTTTAGCATCGGAGGGGTTTTTAAGCTCAATAACTACTAAGGGTAAGCCGTTGATGAAGAGGATAATATCAGGACGGCGGTTATGGTTATCTTCTATGACGGTGAATTGGTTAATGGCTAAAAACTCGTTATTGTCTGGGTTTTGCCAATCAATTAACCATAGTTGTTCTCCTCTGGTTTCCCCTTCTTTTTGATATTCAATGGTGATACCTTCGCTTAAGTATTGGTGGAAGGTTTCGTTATTACTGATTAAGTCGGGGCTGGTTATATTGAGTAATTCTCGGAGGGCTTGTTGTCGGCAGTATGGGGGTATATCGGGGTTAATTCTGCCCAGAACGTTTTCTAGTCGGGTTTGTAGCACTACATCACTAAAACTTTCTCGCTCTTGGTTAATCCCTTCTGGTTGAATATCATAACCGCAGATATAGCTATAACCTAGATTTTGTAAGATGTCTAGGTTAAATAGTTCGATTTCGTCTTCAGTGGTGTATTTCATAGTTTCTTGTATCTTCCTATAATAAAGTTATACCAACACTTTACTTTTGACCATGTTAAAAAAGACTTTTGATGTCAATTTATTGAAAGATGGTTTATCGGAGTTATTATCAGCTATTCAAAATCAAGAAGAAGTAACTTTAATTCGTGATGGTGTACCGTTAGCAAAAGTTTTACCTTTTCCATTTAATGAGGAAAAAGTGACTGGGGATAATAAGTTATTAAAGCCTCGCACTGCTGGTGGTTGGGAAGGACAAATTTGGATGGCGGATGATTTTGATGATGAGTCTCCCGAAATTAACGCTATGTTTTACGGGGAAGATGAATGAAGTTTTTGTTAGATACTCATATTCTTTTATGGTGGTTAGGAAATGAGCCAAAATTATCACCCCAAATAAGAGCGGTTATGAGTAATCCTGAAAATACAATTTTTGTTAGTGCGGCAACGGTATGGGAAATGTCAATAAAAAAGTCTTTGGGGAAGTTGTCTGTGCCTAATAACTTATTAGAAAAGCTGAAGGATAATAATTTTATTGTTTTAGATATTACAGCAGAGCATGGATTAAAGGTAACAGATTTACCATTGCATCATAAAGATCCTTTTGACAGAATGTTAATTGCTCAAGCTATGATTGAAGGCTTAACGATTATCACCGTTGATACTAAGTTTCCTCTCTATGAGATACCTTTACTGACTAACTAATTTTTGATAAAACCATTAGTTGTTTTTCGGTTAACATTTCTAAGGCATAGGCTTTTCCTGTGCGATCTGAAAATTCCACTTCAAATATTCCTGGTTCGTATTCTTCAACTATTGTGCCTACTTGCCCACGATAAAGGTTAATTTCTGGCAAGTCTTCTAATAATGCTACGACATCTAAAAGTTTCATGTTTTTTTTGCTCCTTAAAGTAGATAAAAGGCGACTAAACGGGAAAATTCTCAATAGTTAGATTTAATGCAGATTGAAAAACCCTAGCTTTATGTTGTCCGTCTCAATGATTTATATTTAAAGAATAATCTCTTAATTTATTATCATCAATTAAGCTCATCTCTGGGTTGGCTAGTTTCATTTTCACTCCTTCACTCTTATCTGTCCGCTCATTAGTTTAGGTAGTAAAGCATCACGGGTTTTTGTTAAGGTTTGAATTTGCGAATAATTTAACTCAATTTTTCTAAATATAGGTTTTACTATTTGATGATACTTAGCAATAATTTTCAACTCAGGCATTATTATTTCTATATTCGAGAAAGTTTTTGTGTTTACATTAAATGTCGTTGTTCCTCCACTTCCTAGTAATTGTAAATATTCATATAAGCCTTTAATTTTAAAAAAAAGGTATTCTAAATATTTATTATCATATAAAATTATTGAGTTTATTTGTTGATTAGTATGTGCTTTTTTAGTATTAATAGTAACGGGGCTTGAGTAGCAACCGTACAGAAAACCACGCTAAGGCTAAAGTTCTCTCTCTGTCTAAGTTTCAAGAACCTATTTTTTAGACATGATCACTGTATTAATTAAACTAAGGTCTATTTGGTACAGAAATCTACTACGAGATTTCAAGCGTTTGAGGGTGATAAATTTTAGAGGGTTTAATTGGTACAGTTCTTATCGGGGTTTCTTGTACAAATGCTACTCAAACGCCGATAAATAGGTTTAAGGAAGAAAAAAGACTAAAACTTTTGCTAAGTATAGCTTTGAGCTTCTCACTGCCCCTCATGACACCAACCCTATGTTTCCCCCTACTCGAACCCCATATTTAACTATTCTCTTCAAAAATAAAATAGTAACTAGTAATCGCTCAAGGACCAAAACTAGCTCCTAACATAGCTGAGGGAAGTATTAACCAATATTTTTGTTACCTTATCCCATAACTATCCCATATCAATATAACTACTACTCCCTTCAGTCTCCCTCAAACAAAGATATTTCTGCGTAGTAGTAATAGAAGAATGACCCAAAGACTGCATCAACAAAGATAAATCACAGCCATTTCTTAAACTCTCCGTGGCATGGGAATGTCTTAACCAATGGGCAGATATATCTTCATTGACTCCTACCTTTAAGGCTATCTTTTTAATCATATAAAACACCGTATTACTCCTCAAAGGATGATGGCGCAAAGGAGCGTGAAACACCCAAGGATTATCCCCTTCCCTTATCATTAATAACTCCTCATACATATAATTAGGAACTAATAACTCTCGTTTTTTATTACCCTTACCAATAACCTTTATCTTTACCTCCCCCCCAGGGAGAAAGTAAAAATCATCCCACCGCATCTTTAATAACTCCGACACCCTTAAACCCAGAGCAAATAAAAACTTAATTATCAATCCATCCCTAATGCACCTTGCCCCCTCCACCAGCTTTTTAACATCCTCCACAGTTATTAACTTAGTGCTAATTTGTTCATGCACCACAGGAGGCTTCACCACCACACAAGGACTCATGGCAATATATCCCACCTTTACAGCATAGGTAAATAAAGACTTAATACTATTGAGTTTTTGAGAGATAGTAGCAGGTTTATAACCCTTCATCTCCAACATCGTACGATAATCCTGTATATCCTCCACCCTAGTTTCTTTGAGAGTCAAATTACAAAAAGATAACCACTGCTCATAACTCTTCAAATAACGCTGTCGAGTTATAGCAGAAGGCTTAGAATAAAGCCAACTTAACACCAAATCCTTATCCGTATTGGCTCTGGTGATTGATATGGGTTCATGATCCATAATTTTTACTCATAATAGTAGTGAATAAAAGGGTTTGTTTTATTCAAATATAAAAATATTCTTAAGAATTTATCCCCGTCAGGATACTCTTAATTTTATATCTATTCGTTCAATGGGGTAAAGCTAGGGAAGTTGCAAAATTGACAAAGTAGCTGAAGCTAACTCATAAAAGAGGTTTTAGCTTATTCTATATAGCTCAATATTTACAAAACTTAACATCAGTGTCCAATTCTGCGCTTATCTCGGCTTTACCCCAATCCCAAAAGTCACGAGGTTTAAGGATGGAAATATCTTGAATAGGGGGTTGCGCTTCCTCTTAGAATCCATTCGGTTTTAACCAATGGAGTATCAATAGGCGAATGGAGGAATTAATCATTTGCTAATAACTCTTGTAGTTTATCCTCCGTTAGACCCTTTTCTAAAGCTCTATTTCCAATATTTGCCCTAAATTGTTGGAATTCTTGAAGATTAATTCTTGTAATTCTTTGATAATTTTCTATGGACATAATAACAGCAACATCACGATTTTTTTTCTGTATGGTGATAGGTTCACGCTGTGCTTGATTAATGACATTGCCAAAAGTTTGCTTCGCTTCGGTGGCAGAAATAAATCGCATAACTTAATTTAAGTGTTAGTAATATTGATTATTGTTTATTTTAAAAACTAGCGTCTAACTTGTCTAATAAAGCCAACCCTTGTTGAATATCACCTTTACTTGCCATAACTTGAAAACGATTAAAAGTATCAAATTCAGCAATAGCTTTAGTAGAAAATTCCTCCATTAATTTATTAACACTAATCCCCCTAGTTTGTGCCAACTGTTTCAATCTTTCATGTTTATCATCAGGAAGTCGAATCGTTAAAGTTGCCATTATATTATACCTCTAAAAAATATTCTGGTTGAATAATTTGTAACTGAGGAAACAGTAATTCTGCACCTCGAAAATCTTTAATATTATTAGTTATAATAAACTGAGCATTACCAGCCAAAGCTAATTCTATTAAGTAATTATCAGCTTCATCTTTAAGATTAGGTCGCCATAAATAGTAAATTGAGGTCCAGCGACAAACACTCATAAAGGAAGCTAATAAAATTTCTATTTCAGCTAAATTTAAAGGGAACTTTTTGATAATCTCATCTCTATTAATTAAAGATTCATATTCAGCAAATAAACTATTACCCATTAAAGGTAAATATTTACCCTCTAAACATCCCCTAATAACCCCTCTGGATGCCCCAGATTTACTAATAACAGCACTAATAAAAATATTTGTATCAACTACTATCTTAACAGTCATAAGCAAATGATAGCATATATGCTGTCACTTGTTCCTAACGTTCAACCTGCAATAAGGGGCAGTGAAAAGTGAGTTGCTAACCTATTAAAGTTTCTAATTTTGCCAAAACTTCATCAATGAGTGAGAGCGGGGATTCTTCGACAAAAGTAGTTTGTCTAGCAACACAATCAACTGCTCTAATTTGATCAACTAAAACAACTCCATGGGTTTGCATTTCTGAAGGTAATTTCACTTCAAAAACCCATCCTTTTTGACGACTGGTAATAGGGCAAATTAAAATAATTTTGGAAATTTGATTATAAGCAATAGGTGATAGAACAAGAGCAGGACGATAACCTGATTGTTCGCTACCAGTGCGAGGGTTCAATTCGAGTTTAACAATATCACCACGTTGGGGAATGCGATTATCGATTTTTACCAAACTTCTTCTCCTATGGTGTCACCCCAATCTAATTCATCATGTTGCATTTCAGGAGTAACATTTTTTAATAATTCTTCTAGGGTATATTTTGGTTTGGCAGGGGTAAGAATAATCTTATTGTCTTCAATGGAAATATTTAATAATTCTCCTTCTTGTAACTTAACCTGTTGAGTGATGGCTTGAGGAAGTCTAATACCCAATGAATTTCCCCACATACTTATCTTCTGGGTAATCATATTTTTGCTCCAGACAAAATGTTTATACATTAAATATACTGTAAAGATGATAAGGTTTGAGAGTAACTTTTTGTTTCTTCACTGATAAACGGCGGGTATCTTAGCTTAATTCTCACATCAGTAAAATCAAGGTTTTTTGACATTCACCCCCACTAAACCTTCGCTTTAACGGGGGATTGTCCCATCGCTAGGAGAGTTTCCTCTTTCCACGAGTTCCCTTACCAACCTCTATTGCTAGGGGAAGGCAGAGGGGATTCTCTCCAGAGGCTGTAAATTAACATTACTCAAACTCTTACAATTTCTCCCTAGCAAATTCTGCGACTTTTTCATATTTAGAATTAGTTAATTCCTCTAAAATTTCTTGGGTGACATTAGGATGTTTGATAATTCCTTTTAAAAGGGAGATGGTATCACCTTCTTCTAATGATTCCATTTCCTCGTCTATGGCTTCTTCATAACGCTCATAACAATCATAATTACTTAAATCATTACCACAGCAAAAATCAAGAATAAATGATAAGGATTCCTCGCTTAAATTAAGATTTTCTAAAGCCTTCTCAAGATTAAACTTAGAGTAAGTCACTTCACTGAAGCCTTCTAAAATCATCGCATCTAATAGTTCCGTATCAACTAATTGACGTAAAA includes the following:
- a CDS encoding toxin-antitoxin system antidote component, which produces MLKKTFDVNLLKDGLSELLSAIQNQEEVTLIRDGVPLAKVLPFPFNEEKVTGDNKLLKPRTAGGWEGQIWMADDFDDESPEINAMFYGEDE
- a CDS encoding toxin-antitoxin system toxin component — encoded protein: MKFLLDTHILLWWLGNEPKLSPQIRAVMSNPENTIFVSAATVWEMSIKKSLGKLSVPNNLLEKLKDNNFIVLDITAEHGLKVTDLPLHHKDPFDRMLIAQAMIEGLTIITVDTKFPLYEIPLLTN
- the hsdS gene encoding type I site-specific restriction-modification system specificity subunit hsdS: MTINTKKAHTNQQINSIILYDNKYLEYLFFKIKGLYEYLQLLGSGGTTTFNVNTKTFSNIEIIMPELKIIAKYHQIVKPIFRKIELNYSQIQTLTKTRDALLPKLMSGQIRVKE
- a CDS encoding toxin-antitotixin system Phd family antidote componet yields the protein MRFISATEAKQTFGNVINQAQREPITIQKKNRDVAVIMSIENYQRITRINLQEFQQFRANIGNRALEKGLTEDKLQELLAND
- the hsdR-2 gene encoding type I site-specific restriction-modification system restriction subunit HsdR; amino-acid sequence: MKYTTEDEIELFNLDILQNLGYSYICGYDIQPEGINQERESFSDVVLQTRLENVLGRINPDIPPYCRQQALRELLNITSPDLISNNETFHQYLSEGITIEYQKEGETRGEQLWLIDWQNPDNNEFLAINQFTVIEDNHNRRPDIILFINGLPLVVIELKNPSDAKADTYKAFNQLQTYKREIPCLFTYNALLVISDGITAKAGSLSADYNRFMEWKTKDGKTKEDHINQLQVLTEGMLNKNTLLDIIRHFTVFEATQTQDSKTNIVTIKKTKKIAAYHQYYAVNKALESIIRASGMGSCTSQQTQGGIKGKTPEDTQSNSHGESPTNTLQESQGQNKPENQAKTLGENLSQTQRISEGNNQPEAQGETPPQTQKESISLNNSGDRRGGVIWHTQGSGKSLSMVFLAGKLVLSKTLNNPTVLVLTDRNDLDDQLFDTFASCRQLLRQAPQQAEDRTKVQELLQVASGGIVFSTIQKFAPTDGETLYPQLSDRSNVIVLADEAHRSQYGFKAKQVDIKDETGKVVGKQTKYGFARYIRDALPHATFVGFTGTPIEQTDKNTKEVFGNYIDIYDIAQAVRDGATVPIYYESRLVSLGLNDWGKQLLEELEEDLQFEDLSSTQKAKAKGTQLEALVGATTRLQVIAEDIVNHFQERQKVNRGKAMIVTMSRSIAVNLYGEIIKLLPDWHNQELTKGKIKVVMTANASDEERLVKHHTNKKDRQILAQRLKDGEDELEMVIVCDMWLTGFDAPCLHTMYIDKPLKAHNLMQAIARINRVYFEKQGGLVVDYLGLASELKKALSFYAESGGKGQPTLDQEVALGLLLSKVEVVEQILYGFDYEHYFKAETGEKLNILIKATDYVCNPDIKERFIREVIALSKAYSLAVPHPEALAKGELISFFQAIQASVYKLEPQEDSLSNRDIETAIRQVVDQALVSDTVVNILDQAGIKNPDISIISDEFIAEVRGMEHKNLAVELLEKLLKDEIRTRRKVNVVQSRKLTQMLEDSLRRYHSHVITVKDVIDELLNISQDVTQADRRGEELGLEPYELAFYDALAQNQSAVDVMGVNELKLLAIALTEKIKKNASIDWNLKESVRARMKVMVKRLLRQYGYPPDMAKLATELVLEQAQVFTKSRV
- a CDS encoding toxin-antitoxin system MazF family toxin component; this encodes MVKIDNRIPQRGDIVKLELNPRTGSEQSGYRPALVLSPIAYNQISKIILICPITSRQKGWVFEVKLPSEMQTHGVVLVDQIRAVDCVARQTTFVEESPLSLIDEVLAKLETLIG
- a CDS encoding toxin-antitoxin system MazE family antidote component, yielding MITQKISMWGNSLGIRLPQAITQQVKLQEGELLNISIEDNKIILTPAKPKYTLEELLKNVTPEMQHDELDWGDTIGEEVW
- the xerD-2 gene encoding integrase/recombinase XerD, whose product is MDHEPISITRANTDKDLVLSWLYSKPSAITRQRYLKSYEQWLSFCNLTLKETRVEDIQDYRTMLEMKGYKPATISQKLNSIKSLFTYAVKVGYIAMSPCVVVKPPVVHEQISTKLITVEDVKKLVEGARCIRDGLIIKFLFALGLRVSELLKMRWDDFYFLPGGEVKIKVIGKGNKKRELLVPNYMYEELLMIREGDNPWVFHAPLRHHPLRSNTVFYMIKKIALKVGVNEDISAHWLRHSHATESLRNGCDLSLLMQSLGHSSITTTQKYLCLRETEGSSSYIDMG
- a CDS encoding toxin-antitoxin system Pin family toxin component, producing MTVKIVVDTNIFISAVISKSGASRGVIRGCLEGKYLPLMGNSLFAEYESLINRDEIIKKFPLNLAEIEILLASFMSVCRWTSIYYLWRPNLKDEADNYLIELALAGNAQFIITNNIKDFRGAELLFPQLQIIQPEYFLEV